Proteins from a genomic interval of Bdellovibrio sp. GT3:
- a CDS encoding DMT family protein: MLQYVSPLVLLLISNVFMTFAWYGHLKNFKSSALWIVILGSWAIALFEYIFQVPANRLGSEVYTLPQLKIIQEVITMVVFAGFSYWYMGQPLKLDYLWASLCLVGAVYFLFR; the protein is encoded by the coding sequence ATGCTTCAGTATGTAAGCCCTCTCGTGCTGCTATTGATCTCCAACGTCTTTATGACCTTTGCGTGGTACGGACATTTAAAAAACTTCAAAAGCTCGGCCCTGTGGATTGTGATCCTGGGAAGCTGGGCCATCGCATTGTTTGAGTATATCTTTCAAGTGCCGGCGAATCGCCTGGGTTCTGAAGTCTACACACTGCCACAGCTTAAGATCATTCAGGAAGTCATCACCATGGTGGTCTTTGCCGGGTTTTCTTATTGGTATATGGGACAGCCTTTAAAGCTGGATTACCTGTGGGCCTCCCTGTGTCTGGTCGGTGCGGTTTACTTTCTATTCAGATAA
- a CDS encoding (deoxy)nucleoside triphosphate pyrophosphohydrolase has product MADLKKPVLVVAAVIRKKDDSEMRILLVRRGPGQSGAGFWEFPGGKVEPGESPEQALRREIDEELGIQISVGDLVGELDFDYPSKTIRLRVYEATTTDSQITLSEHDALKWMKAGEIVTEELSGADRPFVKVLQGSK; this is encoded by the coding sequence ATGGCAGATCTTAAAAAGCCGGTTTTGGTTGTGGCGGCGGTCATTCGCAAAAAGGATGACTCGGAAATGCGCATTTTGCTGGTGCGTCGAGGACCCGGTCAAAGCGGTGCGGGCTTTTGGGAGTTCCCCGGAGGTAAAGTGGAGCCGGGTGAATCTCCGGAGCAGGCTTTGCGACGGGAAATTGATGAGGAGCTGGGGATTCAGATCTCCGTGGGTGACTTGGTCGGGGAGTTGGATTTTGATTATCCCTCCAAGACCATTCGCTTAAGAGTCTACGAGGCAACGACCACCGACAGTCAGATCACGTTAAGTGAGCATGATGCATTGAAATGGATGAAAGCCGGGGAGATTGTGACCGAGGAGTTGTCGGGGGCGGATCGCCCTTTTGTAAAGGTGCTTCAAGGCAGCAAATAG
- a CDS encoding cation diffusion facilitator family transporter: MRFAFVLNLGFALVELVGGYLTNSVAIMSDALHDFGDALAMIIAIFMEKLSHKSSDQNFSYGYRRFSVLGAVITGMILIVGSVFILVEAVPRLINPQQPHANGMLLLALLGVTINGIAALRVSKGTSLNERMLMWHMIEDVMGWVLVLIGALVMKFWDLPQVDAGLAIALSVWILFNVFKNLREATKVFLMASPSGSSVEAVVEEIKKIENVVDVHHAHLWSLDGENHVFTGHVVLKEEATLLEMQTVKNEIKKRMKAFGIIEATVETEIQGVSCLDPQHA, encoded by the coding sequence ATGCGGTTTGCGTTTGTTCTGAACCTGGGCTTTGCCCTGGTGGAACTGGTGGGCGGCTATCTGACAAACTCCGTCGCAATCATGAGTGATGCTCTTCATGATTTCGGTGATGCACTGGCTATGATTATTGCGATCTTCATGGAGAAACTTTCCCACAAATCCAGTGATCAGAATTTTTCCTACGGCTACCGACGTTTCTCAGTTTTGGGGGCGGTGATCACCGGGATGATTTTGATCGTGGGCTCTGTTTTCATTTTGGTGGAGGCCGTTCCTCGTTTGATCAATCCGCAGCAGCCTCATGCCAATGGAATGTTATTGCTCGCATTGTTGGGCGTGACCATCAACGGCATCGCAGCGTTGCGAGTTTCCAAAGGGACTTCATTGAACGAGCGCATGTTGATGTGGCACATGATTGAAGACGTGATGGGGTGGGTGCTGGTGTTGATTGGCGCCCTGGTGATGAAGTTCTGGGATCTGCCACAAGTGGATGCGGGATTGGCGATTGCCTTGTCCGTGTGGATCTTGTTTAACGTCTTTAAAAATCTGCGTGAGGCGACAAAAGTATTTTTGATGGCATCACCTTCAGGATCTTCGGTTGAAGCGGTCGTTGAAGAGATCAAGAAAATCGAAAACGTGGTGGATGTGCATCATGCTCACTTGTGGTCTTTGGATGGTGAAAATCACGTATTCACCGGCCATGTGGTGTTAAAGGAAGAAGCCACTTTGCTTGAAATGCAGACGGTGAAAAACGAAATCAAAAAAAGAATGAAAGCCTTTGGCATCATCGAAGCGACCGTCGAGACTGAAATACAGGGTGTTTCCTGTCTGGATCCACAGCACGCCTAA
- a CDS encoding type IV pilus modification PilV family protein, whose amino-acid sequence MIKKNKFGGIQGQTIVEALVALGLISVIGLTFAGGMVSLRNTSKASLMASATDRQVSDIAENIKAGVQDYQVNFNYDQTKIDDFLPPENLPMLWDVGMVAERGNCDKCRGSYGYIIQPYEIYRGLYLVTLRMTHSSWAPEKFRDYTFVVSAK is encoded by the coding sequence ATGATTAAGAAGAATAAATTTGGCGGCATTCAAGGGCAAACTATAGTCGAAGCACTTGTGGCTTTAGGGTTGATCTCCGTGATTGGTCTTACTTTCGCGGGTGGAATGGTTTCGTTGCGAAATACCTCGAAAGCAAGTTTAATGGCCTCTGCGACAGATCGTCAGGTTTCCGATATAGCGGAAAATATCAAAGCCGGTGTTCAGGACTATCAGGTTAATTTCAATTACGACCAAACTAAGATTGATGATTTTCTTCCACCGGAAAATTTACCCATGCTTTGGGATGTGGGGATGGTCGCCGAGAGGGGAAACTGTGATAAGTGTCGCGGTAGTTACGGATATATTATTCAACCCTATGAAATCTATCGCGGTCTTTATTTAGTCACCTTAAGAATGACTCACAGTAGTTGGGCGCCGGAGAAGTTTCGGGATTACACTTTCGTGGTGAGTGCAAAATGA
- a CDS encoding Na/Pi cotransporter family protein translates to MIDTQNSYFIILISGVALFLYGMSMTSSSLEKLMAGKITHLLNHLSQNKLLSILTGVGLTTLMQSSGAATSMLVGLGSARVINLRQVMGVIIGTAIGTTITVQLISFDLTQYALPLFAISFAFYFKSKKTVFKNLSLVLMGFGLLFLGLKLVSTSSHHFAENPMLTEFFQSVRDNPGYSLLISIVFCAFVQSSAITIGLAMSLAAVKAITFYDAMIWVYGANIGTTSVALISAAGGNYIGRQVAWAHFFYKTISVVIFYPFTQIFIDFLMTFDTTVARSIANAHLIFNVISAIIFYPFIDKGAQWIEKMFPKAASEEFGTEFVNMNNYQSSALAVSYANREIMRTADIVLGMIKDSIKLFETNDPKVFDSIKDRDNKVDFLYRETKMFLLDHANKSSTVVHQNIMNMIMFLSDAERAADAIDINILALAIKKNALKLEFSGEGWAEIREMHEQVVKVSAMAINAYQNRELCEEAIQLKRDLAKLEISLRENHISRLNRGLNTSINTSSIHLDLLSEYRRIASLLCNHAYNQRSHK, encoded by the coding sequence ATGATTGATACACAGAATTCCTATTTCATCATCTTGATCAGCGGCGTGGCTTTGTTCCTGTACGGCATGAGCATGACCAGTTCTTCCCTTGAAAAACTGATGGCCGGTAAAATCACCCATCTTCTGAATCACCTTTCGCAAAACAAGCTGCTTTCCATTTTGACGGGCGTGGGGCTGACAACCCTGATGCAAAGTTCAGGAGCGGCGACCTCGATGCTGGTAGGCCTCGGCTCTGCCCGTGTTATCAATCTTCGCCAAGTGATGGGTGTGATCATCGGAACTGCGATTGGTACAACGATCACGGTTCAATTGATCTCGTTTGACCTGACCCAATATGCGCTGCCCTTGTTTGCCATTTCTTTTGCGTTTTATTTTAAATCCAAAAAGACCGTATTCAAAAATCTGTCTCTGGTCTTGATGGGATTTGGTTTGTTGTTCCTGGGGCTGAAGCTGGTTTCCACATCTTCACATCACTTTGCCGAAAACCCGATGTTGACGGAGTTCTTTCAAAGTGTCCGTGATAATCCTGGATACTCGTTGCTGATTTCCATCGTCTTTTGCGCTTTTGTGCAAAGTTCGGCGATCACCATTGGTCTGGCGATGAGCTTGGCAGCAGTTAAAGCGATCACTTTTTACGATGCCATGATTTGGGTTTACGGTGCCAACATTGGAACGACTTCGGTGGCCTTGATCTCGGCCGCTGGTGGAAATTACATCGGACGCCAGGTGGCCTGGGCGCATTTCTTCTATAAAACCATCAGTGTCGTGATCTTCTATCCGTTCACGCAGATATTCATCGACTTCCTGATGACCTTTGATACGACGGTGGCGCGATCCATCGCCAATGCCCATTTAATTTTCAATGTCATTTCTGCGATCATCTTCTATCCATTCATCGATAAAGGTGCCCAGTGGATTGAAAAGATGTTCCCGAAGGCGGCTTCCGAGGAGTTTGGTACCGAGTTCGTGAACATGAACAATTACCAAAGCTCCGCCCTGGCGGTGTCCTACGCAAATCGCGAAATCATGCGCACAGCGGATATCGTTCTGGGTATGATCAAGGACTCCATCAAACTCTTTGAAACCAATGATCCCAAAGTCTTTGATTCCATCAAGGATCGCGATAACAAAGTGGACTTCCTGTACCGCGAAACCAAAATGTTCCTTTTGGACCATGCCAATAAATCCAGCACAGTCGTGCATCAAAATATCATGAACATGATCATGTTCCTGTCTGATGCGGAACGTGCGGCGGATGCCATCGACATCAACATCCTGGCCTTGGCGATCAAAAAGAACGCCTTGAAGCTTGAGTTCTCCGGCGAAGGCTGGGCCGAGATTCGCGAGATGCACGAGCAAGTGGTGAAGGTTTCTGCCATGGCTATTAATGCCTATCAGAACCGTGAGCTTTGCGAAGAGGCCATTCAACTGAAACGGGATCTCGCGAAATTGGAAATCTCCCTCAGAGAGAATCACATTAGTCGTTTGAACCGTGGTTTGAATACGTCCATCAACACCAGTTCCATCCATTTGGATTTGCTGAGTGAGTACCGCCGCATTGCCAGCTTGCTGTGCAATCACGCTTACAACCAAAGGTCTCATAAATAA
- a CDS encoding LON peptidase substrate-binding domain-containing protein: protein MEVFLFPLVNVTLFPHTTKPLNIFEPRYLTMVKNAVAHNKPIAMGFIEDPSKVGPVSPGEPVPFVREIAGYGYAQIIEERVNGTLLVFLQGQGKLRLKHTVDHKTPYIVCEADIIPEQTLVDPQHLVRLQGLHKVLIRWIHTHIPDPAQRDMFLRNMNLPEEVVGSFASYMVRDYDLQQMVLEINDINEKVDFLHRLTESNELTT from the coding sequence ATGGAAGTATTTCTGTTTCCGTTAGTCAACGTGACATTGTTTCCACATACAACAAAGCCCCTGAATATTTTTGAACCTCGCTATTTGACTATGGTGAAGAATGCCGTAGCTCACAATAAGCCTATTGCCATGGGCTTTATTGAAGACCCTTCCAAGGTGGGTCCGGTATCTCCGGGTGAGCCCGTGCCATTCGTGCGTGAAATCGCAGGTTACGGCTACGCTCAGATTATCGAAGAGCGAGTGAACGGAACTCTTCTGGTCTTTTTGCAGGGGCAAGGCAAGTTACGTTTGAAGCATACAGTTGACCACAAGACGCCGTACATTGTGTGTGAGGCCGATATCATTCCCGAGCAAACTTTGGTGGATCCACAGCATTTGGTGCGTCTTCAGGGGCTGCATAAAGTTCTGATACGCTGGATTCACACCCATATTCCAGATCCCGCACAGCGCGACATGTTTTTAAGAAATATGAATTTGCCCGAAGAAGTCGTGGGGTCTTTCGCATCTTATATGGTCAGGGACTATGATCTGCAGCAGATGGTGCTGGAAATTAACGACATCAACGAGAAGGTGGATTTTCTCCACCGTCTTACCGAGTCCAATGAACTGACTACTTAA
- a CDS encoding COX15/CtaA family protein, with translation MMVMAVTMTVMMMVSVTHAVHYSRLLTEFQAHDSPLHMMTRAQYKKFAFGLLIYTILVILWGAWVRISHSGDGCGDTWPLCNGQLIPEAQRGKTWVEYGHRLMSGIYGFVVIYFYWAARKIYPVGHFARKAALATLVFMITEALLGAKLVLFGLVTTNDTPYRAFIMALHQINSFILTGSVALAFAAATLSDTTPTPMPGYRKFKYLPLIIVILGITGAWASLSNSLFPTDNLFEGFMADLSTDSHFLVRLRGLHPLLAVLGAGSLALFFWLKSQSASHPLVQKKSAQMSGILILGILFGIGTLVFHAPTWMKVTHLCLAHVIWVTLLQWVFFMRNADKTPA, from the coding sequence ATGATGGTGATGGCCGTGACTATGACTGTGATGATGATGGTGTCCGTTACTCATGCTGTCCATTACAGCCGTTTATTGACCGAGTTTCAAGCTCATGATAGCCCTTTGCACATGATGACACGCGCTCAATACAAGAAATTTGCATTTGGACTTTTGATTTACACAATCCTGGTCATTTTATGGGGCGCGTGGGTGCGAATTTCCCACTCAGGAGATGGTTGCGGCGACACTTGGCCACTGTGCAACGGCCAACTGATTCCTGAAGCGCAACGCGGTAAAACATGGGTGGAGTATGGACATCGCCTGATGTCAGGAATCTATGGCTTTGTCGTGATTTATTTTTACTGGGCGGCTCGCAAAATCTATCCTGTGGGTCACTTCGCCCGCAAAGCCGCACTGGCGACTTTGGTGTTCATGATCACTGAAGCCCTGCTTGGCGCAAAACTTGTGCTGTTTGGCCTGGTCACCACCAACGACACTCCTTATCGCGCCTTCATCATGGCTCTGCATCAGATCAATTCGTTCATTCTGACCGGCTCCGTGGCTTTGGCATTTGCTGCCGCAACCCTCAGCGACACCACGCCGACCCCGATGCCAGGCTATCGTAAATTTAAATATCTCCCGTTGATCATTGTGATCCTGGGCATCACCGGAGCCTGGGCTTCACTCTCAAACTCTTTGTTTCCAACTGATAATTTGTTTGAAGGCTTTATGGCTGATCTCTCCACTGATTCTCACTTCCTGGTGCGCCTGCGCGGCCTGCATCCTTTGCTGGCCGTTCTTGGTGCCGGCAGTCTGGCACTGTTTTTCTGGCTGAAGTCCCAATCCGCCTCGCACCCTTTGGTGCAAAAAAAATCCGCTCAGATGAGCGGTATCCTGATCCTGGGAATTTTATTTGGAATTGGGACGCTGGTATTTCATGCCCCGACGTGGATGAAAGTCACTCACCTGTGTCTGGCCCATGTCATCTGGGTGACCTTGCTACAATGGGTGTTTTTTATGCGCAACGCTGACAAGACCCCGGCTTAA
- a CDS encoding thiol-disulfide oxidoreductase DCC family protein — MENVDAKMRNVVFFDGVCHLCNGFVDAVISRDPNHYFLFAPLQGTTAESLLPAQDRESLDTVVYYESGRIYHRSAAVLKILSGLGGVYNVSRLGWIIPGFIRDSLYKMVAKNRYTWFGHRDFCRLPTAQERSYLLP; from the coding sequence ATGGAAAATGTCGATGCTAAAATGAGAAATGTGGTCTTTTTCGATGGAGTCTGCCACCTTTGTAATGGCTTTGTCGACGCCGTGATCTCTCGCGATCCGAATCATTATTTTTTATTTGCCCCACTTCAAGGCACCACTGCAGAAAGTCTTTTGCCAGCCCAGGACCGTGAGTCTCTGGACACTGTGGTTTACTACGAGTCAGGTCGCATTTACCATCGTTCAGCAGCTGTACTTAAAATTCTTTCTGGACTGGGTGGCGTCTACAATGTGTCTCGACTGGGTTGGATCATTCCAGGATTTATTCGGGACTCACTTTATAAAATGGTTGCAAAAAACCGCTATACTTGGTTCGGTCACCGCGATTTTTGCCGCCTGCCGACAGCTCAGGAGCGAAGCTATTTGCTGCCTTGA